A genomic window from Gossypium hirsutum isolate 1008001.06 chromosome D10, Gossypium_hirsutum_v2.1, whole genome shotgun sequence includes:
- the LOC107914860 gene encoding receptor-like protein 15 isoform X1 — protein MGSLWTRVIVVIMISVLVLEEAKRSNGCWDEERTALLHLKSFFNLKMMEEGPDCCEWKWGWVECNVTTRRVTGIYLNVAKNYFSYKLNTSYLFNASIFLPFEDLRTLDLSYIGFAGSVENQGIEKLSKLRHLQNLSLAGNDLFTGSNLTDEIKLLSRMSSLEILDLSRTNMTNNYLSYLGGFSSLRSLTLQGNYLQGTVEIEDFYNLKKLDLSQNGIETLQSSYGSGRLINLQEIDLSYNLFDNNILAELGGCLNLKCLNLRGNRLIGSIDVKEFCGWSNLESLDVSQNWVNQFVSSKEKRCFKKLKFLYLEALSTNGNTTLVSLLEAFPSVKTLFLRDNYFLNNTEVNQQLHVLRNVENLILDFTPLPFNFLQSIGILTSLKTLSLYGCGLTGTLPTQGWCYLKSLEELSLRRNALGGEITSCLGNLTSLRYLDIAGNYFTGIVADTPLTNLSMLQFLSLSFNQFHVPLSFKSFANHSNLKVLLARGNKFVAEPATSQTWSPKSKFQLKVFDMSSCEIDEDGKLQLPNFLYYQYDLRYIDLSYCSYGGIGFPHWLVENNTRLEDLLLIDTSIVGPLFLPSHPNPNLKTFVLSYNHLQHEIPRNFCSIFPNLETLWLSENALKSTIPVCLGGMQQLIYLDMSVNNLSGGIPKELAMSRSLVFLDLSVNTLSGKIFPPIYYFFNSLAVVLLRGNKFEGEIPDFSTISSTNLYMLDVGFNNLSGKLPKWLWKNTNIERLDLSRNHFEGSIPMEFCNLVDLLFLDLSENHLSGTIPSCSNLQKIGYVHLRKNKLSGPLSPAFNGSSLVTLDLSENSLTGEIPDWVGMLPNLSILLLKANQFDGELPVHFCRLYALSILDVSRNKLSGRIPSCLSNLTLILGTKRDTSHPFYNIIMYSAFRNVLAGSRFTIYDQISNKGYYYDELPSSRSYFLKYGAEFIEFPTKYRVYTYQGKILDLFFAIDLSCNQLTGTIPPGMGNLSEIRGLNLSHNNLTGAIPSTFSKLKQIESLDLSYNNLTGRIPSELTEMTALAVFSVAHNNLSGPLPNRKNQFGTFEENSYKGNPLLCGPPLNKSCSEGTPSASSSEEEHGPVDMGYFYISFAVSYGIIFLATVAVLYINPYWRRAWFKFVEDCSTACYFFIVDRLGRLPCFRRNM, from the exons ATGGGATCACTATGGACAAGGGTGATAGTAGTTATAATGATAAGTGTTTTGGTTTTAGAAGAAGCAAAGCGGAGTAATGGGTGTTGGGATGAAGAACGTACAGCACTCTTGCATCTTAAATCTTTCTTCAATTTGAAAATGATGGAAGAGGGTCCAGATTGCTGCGAATGGAAATGGGGATGGGTTGAATGCAATGTCACCACCAGACGAGTCACTGGAATCTACCTAAACGTCGCAAAGAATTACTTCAGTTATAAACTGAATACTTCTTATCTCTTTAATGCATCTATCTTTCTTCCCTTTGAAGATTTGAGGACTCTTGATCTCAGTTATATTGGATTCGCTGGTTCTGTTGAGAATCAAG GTATTGAAAAGCTATCCAAGTTGAGACATCTGCAGAATCTAAGTTTAGCAGGAAATGATCTTTTTACGGGTTCAAACCTTACTGATG AAATTAAGTTGCTTTCAAGGATGAGTAGTTTGGAAATTCTTGATCTAAGTAGAACCAACATGACCAACAATTACTTGTCCTATTTGGGTGGCTTTTCATCTTTAAGAAGTTTAACTCTCCAGGGAAATTATTTACAAGGAACAGTTGAAATTGAAG ACTTTTATAATCTGAAGAAGCTGGATTTAAGTCAAAATGGAATCGAGACCCTCCAGTCTTCTTACG GCAGTGGCAGGTTGATCAATTTACAAGAAATTGATTTGAGTTATAATCTCTTCGATAATAATATATTGGCGGAACTTGGTGGATGCTTAAATTTGAAGTGTTTAAATTTAAGGGGGAATCGACTAATTGGATCAATAGATGTTAAAG AGTTTTGTGGTTGGAGCAATTTGGAGAGTCTAGACGTGAGCCAAAATTGGGTGAACCAATTTGTGAGTTCTAAAG AAAAGAGATGTTTCAAGAAGTTAAAATTCCTTTATTTAGAGGCTCTTTCAACCAACGGAAACACCACACTTGTATCACTCCTTGAGGCGTTTCCATCTGTTAAGACCTTGTTTTTAAGGGATAATTATTTCTTAAACAACACAGAGGTTAATCAAC AGTTGCATGTGTTGAGAAATGTGGAGAACTTAATCCTGGATTTTACTCCTCTGCCCTTCAACTTCTTGCAAAGCATTGGCATCTTGACTTCTCTCAAAACCTTGTCTTTGTATGGTTGTGGTTTGACCGGCACTTTACCCACTCAAG gttGGTGCTACCTAAAGAGTCTTGAAGAACTTAGTTTGAGAAGAAATGCTCTAGGAGGTGAAATTACTTCATGTTTGGGTAACTTGACATCTCTTCGGTACTTGGACATAGCCGGTAATTACTTCACTGGAATTGTTGCCGACACTCCCCTCACAAATCTCTCAATGCTTCAGTTTCTCTCcctttcatttaatcaatttcatgTTCCACTGTCATTCAAGTCCTTTGCAAACCACTCGAATCTTAAAGTCCTCTTAGCCAGAGGAAACAAGTTTGTTGCAGAACCAGCAACTTCCCAAACTTGGTCTCCAAAGTCCAAATTTCAACTTAAGGTCTTTGATATGTCGTCCTGCGAAATAGATGAAGACGGGAAACTACAACTTCCTAACTTCCTCTATTACCAATATGACTTGAGATACATAGATCTTTCTTATTGTAGTTATGGTGGAATAGGGTTCCCACATTGGTTGGTAGAGAACAATACCAGATTAGAAGATCTGCTCTTGATTGATACTTCAATCGTCGGTCCACTTTTCTTACCATCCCACCCTAATCCTAACTTGAAGACATTTGTTCTATCCTATAATCACCTGCAACACGAAATTCCCAGGAACTTTTGTTCTATTTTCCCAAATTTGGAGACCTTATGGCTAAGTGAAAATGCCCTCAAAAGTACTATTCCTGTTTGTTTGGGAGGGATGCAGCAGTTGATATATTTAGACATGTCTGTTAATAATCTTTCTGGAGGAATACCGAAAGAGTTGGCAATGAGTAGGTCATTGGTGTTTCTTGATCTTTCAGTTAACACATTGAGTGGCAAAATATTTCCTccaatttattatttctttaattcatTGGCAGTGGTATTATTGAGAGGAAACAAGTTTGAGGGAGAGATTCCTGATTTTTCAACCATTAGCTCTACAAATCTCTACATGTTGGATGTAGGTTTTAACAATTTGTCAGGAAAGCTTCCAAAATGGTTATGGAAAAACACAAATATAGAGAGATTGGATCTGTCCAGAAACCATTTCGAGGGGTCCATTCCTATGGAATTCTGCAATTTGGTTGATCTTCTATTCTTGGACCTTTCTGAAAATCATCTATCTGGTACAATTCCATCTTGCTCCAATCTACAGAAGATAGGGTATGTGCATTTGAGAAAAAATAAGCTAAGTGGACCACTGTCACCTGCCTTTAATGGGAGTTCTTTGGTAACATTAGACCTGAGTGAAAACAGCTTAACTGGAGAAATTCCTGATTGGGTTGGCATGTTACCGAATTTGAGCATTCTTCTTCTAAAAGCTAATCAGTTCGATGGAGAATTACCTGTCCACTTTTGCAGACTGTATGCACTAAGCATCTTGGACGTCTCTCGGAATAAACTTTCTGGTCGTATACCGTCATGTTTGAGTAATTTAACTCTTATTCTAGGGACTAAAAGGGATACTAGCCATCCGTTCTATAATATAATTATGTATTCTGCTTTTCGCAATGTATTGGCAGGTAGTAGATTCACAATATATGATCAGATAAGCAATAAAGGTTATTACTATGATGAACTTCCAAGTTCAcgttcatattttcttaagtatGGAGCAGAATTTATAGAGTTTCCAACAAAGTACCGAGTATACACTTACCAAGGTAAAATTCTTGACTTGTTCTTTGCAATTGATCTCTCTTGCAACCAACTCACAGGGACAATCCCACCTGGAATGGGGAATTTGAGTGAAATCCGAGGACTAAACTTGTCGCACAACAACTTAACTGGAGCCATCCCTTCAACTTTCTCAAAACTCAAGCAGATTGAGAGTTTGGACCTTTCTTACAACAACTTAACTGGTAGGATCCCCTCTGAACTGACTGAGATGACTGCTTTGGCGGTATTTTCTGTCGCACACAACAACTTGTCAGGGCCTCTCCCCAATAGGAAAAATCAATTTGGGACATTCGAGGAGAACAGTTACAAGGGAAACCCTCTTCTTTGCGGACCTCCATTGAACAAGAGTTGTAGTGAAGGTACTCCAAGTGCTTCATCTAGCGAAGAAGAACATGGTCCAGTAGACATGGGTTATTTCTATATCAGCTTTGCAGTTTCCTATGGAATTATATTCTTGGCAACTGTCGCTGTACTCTACATAAACCCATACTGGAGACGAGCATGGTTTAAGTTTGTTGAAGACTGCAGCACCGCATGTTATTTCTTCATCGTGGATAGGCTTGGTCGTTTGCCCTGCTTCAGAAGAAACATGTAG
- the LOC107914860 gene encoding receptor-like protein 15 isoform X2 — MGSLWTRVIVVIMISVLVLEEAKRSNGCWDEERTALLHLKSFFNLKMMEEGPDCCEWKWGWVECNVTTRRVTGIYLNVAKNYFSYKLNTSYLFNASIFLPFEDLRTLDLSYIGFAGSVENQGIEKLSKLRHLQNLSLAGNDLFTGSNLTDEIKLLSRMSSLEILDLSRTNMTNNYLSYLGGFSSLRSLTLQGNYLQGTVEIEDFYNLKKLDLSQNGIETLQSSYGSGRLINLQEIDLSYNLFDNNILAELGGCLNLKCLNLRGNRLIGSIDVKEFCGWSNLESLDVSQNWVNQFVSSKEKRCFKKLKFLYLEALSTNGNTTLVSLLEAFPSVKTLFLRDNYFLNNTEVNQQLHVLRNVENLILDFTPLPFNFLQSIGILTSLKTLSLYGCGLTGTLPTQGWCYLKSLEELSLRRNALGGEITSCLGNLTSLRYLDIAGNYFTGIVADTPLTNLSMLQFLSLSFNQFHVPLSFKSFANHSNLKVLLARGNKFVAEPATSQTWSPKSKFQLKVFDMSSCEIDEDGKLQLPNFLYYQYDLRYIDLSYCSYGGIGFPHWLVENNTRLEDLLLIDTSIVGPLFLPSHPNPNLKTFVLSYNHLQHEIPRNFCSIFPNLETLWLSENALKSTIPVCLGGMQQLIYLDMSVNNLSGGIPKELAMSRSLVFLDLSVNTLSGKIFPPIYYFFNSLAVVLLRGNKFEGEIPDFSTISSTNLYMLDVGFNNLSGKLPKWLWKNTNIERLDLSRNHFEGSIPMEFCNLVDLLFLDLSENHLSGTIPSCSNLQKIGYVHLRKNKLSGPLSPAFNGSSLVTLDLSENSLTGEIPDWVGMLPNLSILLLKANQFDGELPVHFCRLYALSILDVSRNKLSGSRFTIYDQISNKGYYYDELPSSRSYFLKYGAEFIEFPTKYRVYTYQGKILDLFFAIDLSCNQLTGTIPPGMGNLSEIRGLNLSHNNLTGAIPSTFSKLKQIESLDLSYNNLTGRIPSELTEMTALAVFSVAHNNLSGPLPNRKNQFGTFEENSYKGNPLLCGPPLNKSCSEGTPSASSSEEEHGPVDMGYFYISFAVSYGIIFLATVAVLYINPYWRRAWFKFVEDCSTACYFFIVDRLGRLPCFRRNM, encoded by the exons ATGGGATCACTATGGACAAGGGTGATAGTAGTTATAATGATAAGTGTTTTGGTTTTAGAAGAAGCAAAGCGGAGTAATGGGTGTTGGGATGAAGAACGTACAGCACTCTTGCATCTTAAATCTTTCTTCAATTTGAAAATGATGGAAGAGGGTCCAGATTGCTGCGAATGGAAATGGGGATGGGTTGAATGCAATGTCACCACCAGACGAGTCACTGGAATCTACCTAAACGTCGCAAAGAATTACTTCAGTTATAAACTGAATACTTCTTATCTCTTTAATGCATCTATCTTTCTTCCCTTTGAAGATTTGAGGACTCTTGATCTCAGTTATATTGGATTCGCTGGTTCTGTTGAGAATCAAG GTATTGAAAAGCTATCCAAGTTGAGACATCTGCAGAATCTAAGTTTAGCAGGAAATGATCTTTTTACGGGTTCAAACCTTACTGATG AAATTAAGTTGCTTTCAAGGATGAGTAGTTTGGAAATTCTTGATCTAAGTAGAACCAACATGACCAACAATTACTTGTCCTATTTGGGTGGCTTTTCATCTTTAAGAAGTTTAACTCTCCAGGGAAATTATTTACAAGGAACAGTTGAAATTGAAG ACTTTTATAATCTGAAGAAGCTGGATTTAAGTCAAAATGGAATCGAGACCCTCCAGTCTTCTTACG GCAGTGGCAGGTTGATCAATTTACAAGAAATTGATTTGAGTTATAATCTCTTCGATAATAATATATTGGCGGAACTTGGTGGATGCTTAAATTTGAAGTGTTTAAATTTAAGGGGGAATCGACTAATTGGATCAATAGATGTTAAAG AGTTTTGTGGTTGGAGCAATTTGGAGAGTCTAGACGTGAGCCAAAATTGGGTGAACCAATTTGTGAGTTCTAAAG AAAAGAGATGTTTCAAGAAGTTAAAATTCCTTTATTTAGAGGCTCTTTCAACCAACGGAAACACCACACTTGTATCACTCCTTGAGGCGTTTCCATCTGTTAAGACCTTGTTTTTAAGGGATAATTATTTCTTAAACAACACAGAGGTTAATCAAC AGTTGCATGTGTTGAGAAATGTGGAGAACTTAATCCTGGATTTTACTCCTCTGCCCTTCAACTTCTTGCAAAGCATTGGCATCTTGACTTCTCTCAAAACCTTGTCTTTGTATGGTTGTGGTTTGACCGGCACTTTACCCACTCAAG gttGGTGCTACCTAAAGAGTCTTGAAGAACTTAGTTTGAGAAGAAATGCTCTAGGAGGTGAAATTACTTCATGTTTGGGTAACTTGACATCTCTTCGGTACTTGGACATAGCCGGTAATTACTTCACTGGAATTGTTGCCGACACTCCCCTCACAAATCTCTCAATGCTTCAGTTTCTCTCcctttcatttaatcaatttcatgTTCCACTGTCATTCAAGTCCTTTGCAAACCACTCGAATCTTAAAGTCCTCTTAGCCAGAGGAAACAAGTTTGTTGCAGAACCAGCAACTTCCCAAACTTGGTCTCCAAAGTCCAAATTTCAACTTAAGGTCTTTGATATGTCGTCCTGCGAAATAGATGAAGACGGGAAACTACAACTTCCTAACTTCCTCTATTACCAATATGACTTGAGATACATAGATCTTTCTTATTGTAGTTATGGTGGAATAGGGTTCCCACATTGGTTGGTAGAGAACAATACCAGATTAGAAGATCTGCTCTTGATTGATACTTCAATCGTCGGTCCACTTTTCTTACCATCCCACCCTAATCCTAACTTGAAGACATTTGTTCTATCCTATAATCACCTGCAACACGAAATTCCCAGGAACTTTTGTTCTATTTTCCCAAATTTGGAGACCTTATGGCTAAGTGAAAATGCCCTCAAAAGTACTATTCCTGTTTGTTTGGGAGGGATGCAGCAGTTGATATATTTAGACATGTCTGTTAATAATCTTTCTGGAGGAATACCGAAAGAGTTGGCAATGAGTAGGTCATTGGTGTTTCTTGATCTTTCAGTTAACACATTGAGTGGCAAAATATTTCCTccaatttattatttctttaattcatTGGCAGTGGTATTATTGAGAGGAAACAAGTTTGAGGGAGAGATTCCTGATTTTTCAACCATTAGCTCTACAAATCTCTACATGTTGGATGTAGGTTTTAACAATTTGTCAGGAAAGCTTCCAAAATGGTTATGGAAAAACACAAATATAGAGAGATTGGATCTGTCCAGAAACCATTTCGAGGGGTCCATTCCTATGGAATTCTGCAATTTGGTTGATCTTCTATTCTTGGACCTTTCTGAAAATCATCTATCTGGTACAATTCCATCTTGCTCCAATCTACAGAAGATAGGGTATGTGCATTTGAGAAAAAATAAGCTAAGTGGACCACTGTCACCTGCCTTTAATGGGAGTTCTTTGGTAACATTAGACCTGAGTGAAAACAGCTTAACTGGAGAAATTCCTGATTGGGTTGGCATGTTACCGAATTTGAGCATTCTTCTTCTAAAAGCTAATCAGTTCGATGGAGAATTACCTGTCCACTTTTGCAGACTGTATGCACTAAGCATCTTGGACGTCTCTCGGAATAAACTTTCTG GTAGTAGATTCACAATATATGATCAGATAAGCAATAAAGGTTATTACTATGATGAACTTCCAAGTTCAcgttcatattttcttaagtatGGAGCAGAATTTATAGAGTTTCCAACAAAGTACCGAGTATACACTTACCAAGGTAAAATTCTTGACTTGTTCTTTGCAATTGATCTCTCTTGCAACCAACTCACAGGGACAATCCCACCTGGAATGGGGAATTTGAGTGAAATCCGAGGACTAAACTTGTCGCACAACAACTTAACTGGAGCCATCCCTTCAACTTTCTCAAAACTCAAGCAGATTGAGAGTTTGGACCTTTCTTACAACAACTTAACTGGTAGGATCCCCTCTGAACTGACTGAGATGACTGCTTTGGCGGTATTTTCTGTCGCACACAACAACTTGTCAGGGCCTCTCCCCAATAGGAAAAATCAATTTGGGACATTCGAGGAGAACAGTTACAAGGGAAACCCTCTTCTTTGCGGACCTCCATTGAACAAGAGTTGTAGTGAAGGTACTCCAAGTGCTTCATCTAGCGAAGAAGAACATGGTCCAGTAGACATGGGTTATTTCTATATCAGCTTTGCAGTTTCCTATGGAATTATATTCTTGGCAACTGTCGCTGTACTCTACATAAACCCATACTGGAGACGAGCATGGTTTAAGTTTGTTGAAGACTGCAGCACCGCATGTTATTTCTTCATCGTGGATAGGCTTGGTCGTTTGCCCTGCTTCAGAAGAAACATGTAG